From a region of the Methanolobus tindarius DSM 2278 genome:
- a CDS encoding Coenzyme F420 hydrogenase/dehydrogenase, beta subunit C-terminal domain, with translation MPIDPICKNKVQEDTSYSADYAGKKYRFCSSECKDKFDIVEKRVVRLKRSIAEKEKISFGKLRKEIIKPGICTLCGACSASCDSIVIKNEQPTLVDKCTACGVCYNQCPRTITTEAGLVGKLRNAYCAKSTLPGLNGQDGGVVTAMLGYALDAGLIDCAIVTTKSEEEPWKPVPVIAKTYEDILEGSGSIYSHSMTLKPLMDAVKDGMRSIAFVGPSCNIDAVTKMQKSPQGFLHHFMRANILKMGLFCMDTFYYEGIKEFIENRNMNLADIESMKIRKGKFEFQTPDELKVFPLDEFDQYRSSSCKYCTDMAAENADISFGGVGTPQGWTTVLARSSIGYEIFNEAADNGYIDARLLEEKEMKNALNLAKMKKIQMYSIHRRESK, from the coding sequence ATGCCTATCGATCCTATATGTAAAAACAAAGTGCAGGAAGACACCTCATATTCTGCTGATTATGCAGGGAAAAAATATCGTTTCTGCTCGTCTGAATGTAAAGATAAATTTGACATTGTTGAGAAAAGAGTAGTACGTCTGAAGAGGTCCATTGCTGAAAAGGAAAAGATCTCTTTTGGAAAACTCAGGAAAGAAATCATCAAGCCTGGGATATGCACCCTTTGCGGGGCATGTTCTGCTTCCTGCGATTCTATTGTTATCAAGAATGAACAGCCTACTCTTGTAGACAAGTGTACAGCATGTGGTGTCTGTTATAATCAATGTCCAAGGACAATCACAACTGAGGCCGGACTTGTCGGCAAGCTTCGTAATGCTTACTGTGCAAAGTCTACCCTCCCCGGACTGAATGGTCAGGATGGAGGTGTTGTGACCGCCATGCTTGGATATGCACTTGATGCAGGGCTCATAGACTGTGCCATTGTAACGACAAAATCTGAAGAAGAACCCTGGAAACCAGTTCCTGTTATTGCGAAAACATACGAGGATATCCTTGAGGGTTCAGGTAGCATTTACAGCCACAGTATGACGCTTAAACCTTTGATGGATGCTGTTAAGGATGGCATGAGAAGCATTGCTTTTGTCGGACCAAGTTGTAATATCGATGCGGTCACTAAAATGCAGAAAAGTCCACAGGGTTTCCTTCACCATTTCATGAGAGCTAATATCCTTAAAATGGGTCTGTTCTGCATGGACACATTCTATTATGAAGGTATCAAGGAATTCATTGAAAACAGGAATATGAACCTTGCTGATATTGAGTCTATGAAGATACGCAAGGGTAAGTTCGAATTCCAGACACCTGATGAACTCAAGGTATTCCCACTTGATGAGTTTGACCAGTACAGGAGCAGTTCATGCAAATACTGTACAGATATGGCTGCTGAGAACGCAGATATCTCGTTTGGTGGTGTTGGCACGCCTCAGGGATGGACCACGGTACTTGCACGTTCCAGCATTGGCTATGAAATCTTCAACGAGGCAGCAGACAACGGTTACATTGATGCACGTCTGCTTGAGGAAAAGGAGATGAAGAATGCCCTCAATCTGGCAAAGATGAAGAAGATCCAGATGTATTCTATCCATCGCAGGGAAAGCAAGTAA
- a CDS encoding winged helix-turn-helix transcriptional regulator, giving the protein MGNLEHSPIDLAIKLISKKWTLNIIRDMFCGKKQFNEFLKSNPKLSSKVLSTKLRQLEQDGLIEKVIVSKTPITIEYHLTGKGRSLNRVLYELSGFAYKECADESTPACTERSYELTKEILNIDD; this is encoded by the coding sequence ATGGGAAACCTGGAACACAGTCCTATAGACCTGGCAATCAAACTAATAAGCAAGAAATGGACGCTAAACATCATCAGGGATATGTTCTGTGGAAAAAAGCAATTCAATGAATTCTTAAAAAGTAATCCGAAACTCAGTAGCAAAGTATTGTCTACTAAATTGCGTCAACTGGAGCAGGACGGGTTGATAGAAAAGGTAATTGTATCCAAAACACCGATAACCATAGAATATCACCTGACAGGTAAAGGCAGGAGTCTGAACAGGGTGCTTTATGAGCTTTCAGGATTTGCATATAAGGAATGTGCGGACGAGTCAACACCGGCATGTACAGAACGCAGCTATGAGTTGACTAAAGAAATCCTGAATATAGATGATTGA
- a CDS encoding TolB family protein, which produces MKFSNRIIKSPTLRFGINLLILVALTCISLHLAVAGSNPEQVNATIVADLQQTVGKDLFSLVDSDVYEGYDKNTTPYFNVIWSPDGDQMLIQTSVFLHIIGGGDFGSARVHALYIADADGSDLKCVVWGESKSSEGLVIRSPLWSPSGNYFAYVEESTGGMYRVTSSQLVIMSNELQPVHRIDQDLDVSGSISEMPVNYKWSPVEDKIITFIPGNLVVFNLEDNTNFSLDIGDNYFKIKDVTLSGDGSKLVFSMLEDDYTKIHKEMFLVDIENRDIDQIYSAEGADFYYVKWSPDSKKLAFTQNNITEGDGTIVYVLSFSDMIGEKPAIMPLLDYGSIEAWYPDSERLLVSNVSSKMHELLTVSINGEIDKLFRVDSDFDTILSENGCVLVVRRTLDRDVPSRMYNLTLLSGQDQMEIDNVYYYSLEGNDLIFVSDSKISYLNTATNEAWSIPTPIAYPETISLNPSGHSMAVDGYIMELQGFEKQAVTSVENDTYGSVPDEEDVISEMNEQVETGNNGSISSFINEKVDAFFGAVTEILEA; this is translated from the coding sequence ATGAAATTTTCCAATAGGATAATTAAATCGCCAACGTTAAGATTCGGGATTAATTTGTTGATTCTAGTCGCTCTCACATGCATTTCTTTGCATCTTGCAGTTGCAGGTAGTAATCCGGAACAGGTAAATGCAACTATTGTAGCAGACCTCCAGCAAACAGTAGGTAAAGACCTGTTCAGTCTTGTGGATAGTGATGTTTATGAAGGCTATGACAAAAATACAACTCCTTATTTTAATGTAATCTGGAGTCCTGATGGTGATCAAATGTTAATTCAGACATCTGTTTTTCTTCACATAATAGGGGGAGGAGATTTTGGTAGTGCCAGAGTACACGCTCTTTATATTGCAGATGCAGATGGTTCAGATTTAAAGTGCGTTGTATGGGGTGAATCAAAATCCAGTGAAGGTCTGGTTATTAGATCGCCTTTATGGAGTCCTTCTGGTAATTATTTTGCATATGTTGAAGAATCAACAGGTGGAATGTACCGGGTAACATCTTCACAGCTTGTGATAATGTCAAATGAGCTTCAGCCTGTCCATAGGATTGATCAGGATCTGGACGTAAGCGGATCAATTTCTGAGATGCCTGTTAATTATAAATGGTCACCTGTAGAGGATAAAATTATTACTTTTATTCCGGGAAACTTAGTCGTTTTCAATTTAGAAGACAATACTAATTTCAGTTTGGACATAGGTGATAATTATTTCAAGATTAAAGATGTTACATTATCAGGTGATGGAAGCAAACTGGTATTCTCGATGCTGGAAGATGATTATACCAAAATCCATAAAGAAATGTTTCTTGTAGATATTGAAAACAGAGATATTGACCAGATATATTCCGCAGAGGGCGCAGATTTTTATTATGTAAAATGGAGTCCTGATAGTAAAAAGCTGGCATTCACTCAAAATAATATTACAGAAGGAGATGGCACCATTGTTTATGTTTTGTCCTTCAGCGATATGATCGGGGAAAAACCTGCTATAATGCCCTTATTAGATTATGGAAGTATTGAAGCGTGGTATCCGGACAGTGAAAGACTTTTAGTTTCTAATGTTTCGAGTAAGATGCATGAATTGTTAACAGTTTCAATAAATGGTGAAATTGATAAATTGTTCAGAGTTGATTCGGATTTTGATACAATTCTTAGTGAAAATGGATGTGTTCTGGTTGTCCGTCGTACTTTAGACCGTGATGTCCCATCAAGAATGTATAATCTCACTTTGCTCAGCGGGCAGGATCAGATGGAAATAGATAATGTGTACTATTACAGTCTGGAGGGTAACGATCTCATATTCGTTTCTGATTCAAAAATTTCCTATCTTAATACTGCTACGAATGAAGCATGGTCTATTCCAACACCAATAGCATACCCTGAAACAATAAGTCTGAATCCTTCAGGCCATTCCATGGCTGTTGATGGTTACATCATGGAACTTCAGGGTTTTGAAAAGCAGGCAGTTACATCAGTTGAAAATGACACTTACGGCTCAGTTCCCGATGAAGAAGATGTTATAAGTGAAATGAATGAGCAGGTAGAAACGGGAAATAATGGCAGTATTTCTTCTTTTATTAATGAAAAGGTGGATGCTTTTTTTGGAGCTGTCACGGAAATATTGGAGGCTTAA
- a CDS encoding transposase — MEFREISDDQWKFIKPHLPPQPITGRKRADDRKVINGILFVLITGCRWGDMPAIYGSQATAWRRLKRWSEEGIWNRIMESLRDSAYQNGKFSMDVVCVDSSFIETKKGEKTPHTTVIKKGKA; from the coding sequence ATGGAATTCAGAGAAATCTCTGATGATCAATGGAAATTTATTAAGCCACATTTACCACCACAACCAATAACCGGAAGAAAGAGGGCTGATGACCGTAAGGTCATCAATGGTATTCTCTTTGTTCTGATAACTGGTTGCAGATGGGGAGATATGCCAGCTATTTATGGTTCCCAGGCAACTGCCTGGAGAAGGCTGAAAAGATGGTCAGAGGAAGGTATATGGAACAGGATAATGGAATCCCTTCGGGATTCCGCTTACCAGAATGGTAAGTTCTCTATGGATGTTGTATGTGTTGATAGCAGTTTCATTGAAACTAAAAAAGGGGAGAAGACTCCACATACAACGGTCATAAAAAAAGGAAAGGCATAA
- a CDS encoding transposase, producing MHVCVSCDGFPLTIQIASGKEHDSQQFIKIMESIKVKTDRKPRTRPLEVLADSAYDNVAIRKYLRSRAIKSNIPVNSRNEKHRKRGRPTRFEYESYHKRGTIERFFAWLKMGFRKIASRYERLNIVFKGLLDIACFLLCWKKIGERF from the coding sequence ATTCATGTTTGTGTAAGTTGTGACGGTTTTCCATTGACGATCCAAATTGCTTCTGGAAAGGAACATGATAGTCAACAATTTATCAAGATCATGGAAAGTATCAAGGTTAAGACTGATAGAAAACCAAGAACAAGACCATTAGAAGTACTTGCAGATTCAGCTTATGATAATGTTGCTATACGGAAGTATCTAAGATCCAGAGCTATAAAAAGTAACATTCCAGTCAACAGCAGGAATGAAAAACACAGAAAAAGAGGAAGACCTACAAGATTCGAGTATGAGTCATATCATAAAAGAGGAACTATAGAACGATTCTTTGCATGGTTGAAGATGGGATTCAGGAAAATAGCAAGTAGGTATGAAAGACTGAATATTGTTTTCAAAGGGTTATTAGATATTGCATGCTTCTTGTTATGCTGGAAAAAGATAGGGGAAAGGTTTTGA
- a CDS encoding nitroreductase family protein: MTLIIVDQDLCTGCGICAKVCTTRIIELVEESNLPQVQEANVLRCIKCGHCEVFCPSQALILDLCPDEKVTLPEDVGDISTEDIGLYLKKRRSVRHFTKEPVPREKILEILDIARYAASGTNGQPVQWLVIHDPERVRKIAELTIEWMKSLVNTSHPMSGYVPSLISAWENGNDVICRDAPHLLFAHIPEENPIAPVDAIISLTHFDITAPAFGVGTCWAGFVAAAATSYVPLQKELGFPAGRKSAYAILFGNPLYKIYGIPRRKSLEVMWQ; encoded by the coding sequence ATGACTCTCATTATTGTTGATCAGGATTTATGTACGGGATGCGGTATTTGTGCTAAGGTATGTACAACGCGTATAATCGAGTTGGTTGAAGAATCAAATCTTCCACAGGTGCAGGAAGCAAATGTTCTGCGCTGCATCAAATGTGGCCATTGTGAGGTTTTCTGTCCTTCTCAGGCACTTATTCTGGATCTGTGTCCTGACGAGAAAGTTACTCTGCCTGAAGATGTTGGTGATATCTCAACAGAAGATATAGGTCTTTATCTTAAGAAACGCAGGTCTGTGAGACATTTTACAAAAGAGCCTGTGCCACGGGAGAAAATACTTGAGATTCTTGATATTGCCCGCTATGCTGCATCGGGAACCAATGGTCAGCCGGTTCAGTGGCTGGTAATTCATGACCCTGAAAGAGTCCGGAAGATTGCCGAACTCACAATCGAATGGATGAAAAGCCTTGTGAACACCTCTCATCCCATGAGTGGCTATGTACCTTCACTGATTTCAGCATGGGAGAATGGAAATGATGTAATTTGCCGGGATGCTCCGCATCTGCTCTTCGCACATATTCCCGAAGAAAATCCTATTGCACCAGTTGATGCCATAATCTCCCTCACGCATTTTGACATCACAGCACCTGCATTTGGAGTAGGTACCTGCTGGGCAGGATTTGTTGCTGCGGCTGCTACATCTTATGTACCTCTTCAAAAAGAACTTGGTTTCCCGGCAGGAAGAAAAAGTGCTTATGCAATTTTATTCGGCAACCCTCTGTACAAAATATATGGCATCCCACGCAGGAAGTCTCTTGAGGTTATGTGGCAGTAA
- the fae gene encoding formaldehyde-activating enzyme codes for MTKIVNSLIGEALVGEGPEVAHIDLVIGRKGSAVENAFMNSLAMPRQGHSPLLAVLEPNVTPKPATLLVNKVTMKNVAQASLMFGPAQASIAKAVMDSVEEGVIPKEEAEDLLIIVSVFIEWDAKDKDKIYEYNYEATKLAIKRAVDGTPTVDEALAKKDSAAHPFA; via the coding sequence ATGACAAAGATAGTAAACAGTCTGATAGGCGAAGCCCTTGTTGGTGAAGGACCGGAAGTTGCTCACATAGACCTTGTGATAGGTAGAAAAGGAAGCGCTGTTGAGAATGCATTTATGAATTCCCTTGCAATGCCAAGACAGGGGCACTCTCCTTTGCTTGCCGTACTTGAACCAAATGTCACACCAAAACCAGCAACACTCCTTGTAAACAAAGTCACAATGAAGAATGTTGCACAGGCATCCCTGATGTTCGGACCAGCACAGGCATCAATTGCAAAAGCTGTAATGGACAGTGTTGAAGAAGGAGTAATTCCAAAGGAAGAAGCTGAAGATCTCCTTATCATTGTCTCTGTATTCATCGAGTGGGATGCAAAGGACAAGGATAAGATCTACGAGTACAACTACGAAGCTACAAAACTTGCAATCAAGCGTGCAGTTGATGGAACTCCTACCGTTGATGAAGCACTTGCTAAAAAAGACAGTGCTGCGCACCCATTTGCATAA
- a CDS encoding AAA family ATPase has protein sequence MEGILEHINIKGLHGNRNIDVQLKNNTLIIVGENGSGKTTFLQILFYVLSGKWGPLLQNRFDSIHIKISGKKYEIDYEELSDNYNSIMSSNYRHSRTRPNLPSAIIHQLEELLASGRDEQIPFEIERLATKYGFPKRYLQDEFTILKHRYDITDNKFWNDIKEIQKLINAQIIYLPTYRRIERELNSILKGVDSDEFQAAKRNRNFYRETEESYIELVEFGMKDVENAIESTLLRLKEFARENLNKLTLGYLGDVLEQEYDKVTILQIVNASEDTIRGVLNRIDERILSKHAKESLYEVIDKARRSKELDERSKIICHYFLKLLKFQESLQEREKQISNFCDLCSEYIVDKKFVYNSADFSFSIVPISTKNENDAINLSDLSSGEKQIVSLFSHLYLSGKEHYFVIIDEPELSLSVPWQRRFLTDIHNGAFCSGLVAATHSPFIYDNELKGYSHALGEFISFGDMNKCQ, from the coding sequence ATGGAAGGAATACTAGAACATATCAATATAAAGGGACTTCATGGAAATCGTAATATCGATGTTCAACTAAAGAACAATACTCTTATTATTGTAGGCGAAAATGGGTCAGGAAAGACTACTTTTCTACAAATTCTTTTTTATGTATTATCTGGAAAATGGGGTCCTTTGCTTCAGAATCGATTTGATTCTATCCATATTAAAATATCTGGCAAAAAATATGAAATTGACTATGAGGAATTAAGTGATAACTATAATAGCATAATGTCATCTAATTATAGACATTCCCGTACGAGACCAAACTTGCCCTCAGCAATTATACATCAACTGGAAGAACTTTTAGCTTCGGGTAGAGATGAACAAATACCATTTGAAATAGAAAGACTTGCTACAAAATATGGATTCCCTAAAAGGTACCTGCAAGATGAATTTACTATTCTAAAACATAGATATGACATCACAGATAATAAGTTTTGGAATGATATAAAAGAAATACAAAAGTTGATTAATGCCCAGATAATATATCTCCCCACTTATAGGCGTATTGAAAGAGAATTGAATAGTATTTTGAAAGGTGTCGATTCTGATGAATTTCAAGCAGCTAAAAGAAATCGCAATTTTTATCGTGAAACAGAAGAGTCATATATTGAATTAGTTGAATTTGGGATGAAAGACGTTGAAAATGCAATTGAAAGCACGCTTTTGAGACTTAAAGAGTTTGCTCGTGAGAATTTAAATAAGCTTACTCTTGGCTATTTAGGGGATGTTTTAGAACAAGAATATGATAAAGTAACCATCCTGCAGATTGTTAATGCTTCTGAAGACACAATTCGAGGTGTTCTTAACAGAATAGACGAAAGAATTTTATCAAAACATGCCAAAGAAAGTTTATATGAAGTTATAGATAAAGCTCGCAGATCTAAAGAATTAGATGAGAGAAGTAAAATAATATGCCATTACTTCTTAAAGCTTTTGAAATTCCAAGAAAGTCTTCAGGAACGTGAAAAACAGATATCCAACTTTTGTGATTTGTGCTCTGAATATATTGTTGATAAAAAATTTGTATATAATAGCGCAGATTTTAGCTTTTCGATTGTTCCAATAAGCACAAAAAATGAAAATGATGCTATAAATCTTAGTGACTTATCCTCTGGAGAAAAGCAGATTGTATCTTTGTTTAGCCATCTATACCTCTCTGGGAAAGAACATTATTTTGTAATAATTGATGAGCCAGAACTTTCATTATCAGTTCCATGGCAGCGTCGCTTCCTAACAGATATACATAATGGAGCTTTTTGTTCAGGATTGGTGGCCGCTACTCATTCACCATTTATCTATGACAACGAGCTTAAAGGTTATTCGCATGCTCTTGGAGAGTTTATTTCTTTTGGAGATATGAATAAATGTCAATGA
- a CDS encoding 4Fe-4S binding protein: MVKTNSNKDLLKEKGFLSQRQDDFFSMRLHAAGGNLTSDYLRAVADAADRYGKGYVHVTSRQGIEIPFVHLDNTEAARNDMDSNDIGPGASGKKIRAVVACQGDRVCKRGLIDCQGICEEIDELYFAEPVPYKFKIAVTGCPASCLKVQENDFGIMGFCEPVFVEENCVMCRACEKACGSSAITIENGSLYQDMDKCVSCGSCIRVCRKDSMQNQQQGYTIFVGGKVGKKPRMGDMLLRTTDRSVIFDVLEKSVNYYRETALEGERLGDVIDRVGLDEFRETIK; this comes from the coding sequence ATGGTAAAAACAAATTCTAACAAAGACCTGCTTAAAGAGAAAGGCTTTCTTTCACAGAGGCAGGATGATTTCTTTTCAATGCGCCTGCATGCTGCAGGTGGAAATCTTACATCCGACTACCTCAGGGCAGTTGCGGATGCAGCAGACCGTTATGGTAAAGGCTATGTTCATGTGACATCACGTCAGGGAATTGAAATTCCGTTTGTCCACCTGGACAACACCGAAGCCGCCAGAAATGATATGGATTCTAATGATATTGGTCCCGGAGCTTCAGGAAAAAAAATTCGTGCTGTAGTCGCATGTCAGGGGGACAGGGTCTGTAAACGCGGACTCATCGATTGTCAGGGAATCTGTGAAGAAATAGATGAGCTCTATTTTGCAGAACCTGTGCCATACAAATTCAAGATAGCAGTAACAGGCTGTCCTGCATCATGCCTTAAAGTTCAGGAGAACGACTTTGGTATCATGGGATTCTGCGAGCCGGTTTTTGTGGAAGAGAATTGTGTAATGTGCAGGGCATGTGAGAAAGCATGTGGCTCCTCTGCCATTACGATAGAAAATGGAAGTCTCTATCAGGATATGGATAAATGCGTCTCCTGTGGTTCATGCATCCGGGTATGCAGAAAAGATTCTATGCAGAATCAGCAGCAGGGATATACAATATTTGTAGGTGGAAAAGTGGGTAAAAAACCACGCATGGGTGATATGTTGCTCAGGACAACAGATAGGTCTGTAATTTTTGATGTGCTCGAAAAATCCGTGAATTACTATCGTGAGACTGCTCTGGAAGGAGAAAGACTCGGTGATGTTATTGACCGTGTAGGTCTGGATGAGTTCAGAGAAACAATAAAGTGA
- a CDS encoding methyltransferase domain-containing protein — translation MVSNDYVHGYSEREASRLCDQANTLEELLHSDTKYPAGSKVLEAGCGIGAQTVILSKNSPGAQITSIDISGESLNLAKKRAASEGVKNVEFSVENIFDLPFDEESFDHIFVCFVLEHLKEPVKALSNLRRVLKSGGTITVIEGDHGSCFFYPETEEAVKAWNSLIEVQARLGGNSLIGRQIYPLIKQAGFSDIAVSPRMVYSDSSRPHMEEGFVRRTIIPMVEGVRENAIETGILDADTFDRGIEDLHRTAAEYGTFNYMFFKGVGRK, via the coding sequence ATGGTCTCCAATGACTATGTTCATGGCTACTCCGAAAGAGAAGCATCCCGTCTCTGCGATCAGGCAAACACACTTGAAGAACTCCTTCACAGCGATACAAAGTATCCCGCAGGCAGCAAAGTACTCGAAGCCGGATGTGGTATCGGTGCACAGACAGTTATTCTTTCAAAAAACAGTCCGGGTGCACAGATTACATCAATTGATATCTCTGGAGAATCCCTAAATCTTGCAAAAAAGCGTGCTGCCAGTGAGGGAGTAAAGAATGTGGAGTTCAGTGTTGAGAATATCTTCGACCTGCCTTTTGATGAGGAGAGCTTTGACCATATTTTTGTGTGTTTTGTACTTGAACATCTCAAAGAGCCTGTAAAGGCATTGAGCAACCTGCGCCGAGTGCTTAAATCAGGCGGCACCATCACTGTCATCGAAGGCGACCACGGCTCATGTTTCTTCTATCCCGAAACCGAGGAGGCAGTGAAAGCATGGAACAGTCTGATAGAAGTACAGGCAAGGCTTGGAGGAAATTCACTCATTGGCAGGCAGATTTATCCGCTCATCAAACAGGCAGGATTTTCTGACATTGCTGTTTCACCACGCATGGTTTACAGCGATTCCAGCCGGCCTCATATGGAAGAAGGATTTGTGAGGAGGACAATTATACCGATGGTTGAAGGTGTCAGGGAAAATGCCATTGAGACAGGAATCCTTGATGCAGACACATTTGACAGGGGAATTGAAGATTTACACAGGACGGCGGCGGAGTACGGGACATTCAATTATATGTTCTTCAAAGGCGTGGGTAGAAAATAA